The Bacteroidota bacterium genome contains the following window.
CGAGCAGATATTCACAGAGGAAGCGCCAGCTGGCACGTATACAGTCCGTGTTTCTCACAAAGCAACATTGCACAACAACGCACCGCAATCATTTTCGCTGTTGCTTACGGGTATTGAGCGCGCCAAGACATCCGTAGAAATTGATAGTGCATACGCTGAACCGGCCATAGGCAGCACCATGGTGACATGGGAAACACTGGTAGAAAACAGGCCCGGACACTTTATCATCGAGCGTTCACACGCAGAATCAACCTCGGCTATTTCAGGAGCTCTTTCCCGGCAATTTGCTAAGGTAGTCGAACTACCTGGTCGCGGCAATACGGCGGCAGGCACAACCTACGCCTATTCAGATGCGGTGTACTTAACCGGACAATACGTGTATCGTATTCTTTTTGTCGGTGCAGATACAGGAACACGTACTTTACTGCGTGAGCTGGAGGTAGCGGTGCCGGCGCCAATGTCGTTTGCCATTCAGACAATTTTCCCAAATCCTGCAATCGACGAAACGCAGGTTGTGGTGGATTTACCTGAAGAATTGGCCCTAACCTATGCAGCCTTTGATCTACTGGGCAGGATGGTGGTCACACCTACAAAAGCCGCGCTGGGCGCTGGCCGGCACTTCATCCCATTTGACACAGCCACTTGGGCGCCGGGGATCTACTTCATCAGGATAAGTGCCGGTCAACAGCATCTGGTGCGCAAATTGGTTGTCATGTAAGGCATCGCCAAAACGTTTGTTCTGCGCCCAATGTTTTGTAGATTGGAGAAACACCACAAACGGCTTGCTCGTACCGGTGAAAGGATTATCGAAAAACTGTAGAACAACGCGGCGCTGCAATGGAATTTCTTATTTGGCTGGGCTTTTTGCTTGTTTACTCGATCATCAATGCGAGAAACAAGAAGAAAGGCCCACAGAAAGGTGCACCCGGCAGCACACCTGGCACCCAACAGAAAGCGCCTACGCTTGAAGATGCACTCCGAGAAATACAGGAAGCATTCCAGCAAGCTAGCCAGCCAAATGCGCCAGCGCCGGCGCCGGCGCCTGAACCACAAGCGCCAACGCAACCGAAACCAGCCAGAACAAAGCTGCC
Protein-coding sequences here:
- a CDS encoding T9SS type A sorting domain-containing protein translates to EQIFTEEAPAGTYTVRVSHKATLHNNAPQSFSLLLTGIERAKTSVEIDSAYAEPAIGSTMVTWETLVENRPGHFIIERSHAESTSAISGALSRQFAKVVELPGRGNTAAGTTYAYSDAVYLTGQYVYRILFVGADTGTRTLLRELEVAVPAPMSFAIQTIFPNPAIDETQVVVDLPEELALTYAAFDLLGRMVVTPTKAALGAGRHFIPFDTATWAPGIYFIRISAGQQHLVRKLVVM